Proteins encoded together in one Quercus lobata isolate SW786 chromosome 3, ValleyOak3.0 Primary Assembly, whole genome shotgun sequence window:
- the LOC115980965 gene encoding uncharacterized protein LOC115980965 produces MDQMRKSMDKMWENIRRVNPVDDLVHRTDSLFTASINSHPLPPKFKMPSLDSYDGTCDPFDHISTFKTMMHLQDVPDEIMYRAFPTTLKGLARVWFSKIAPNIVSSFEELSKLFFNNFIGGQKHIRSSSSLLTIKQRENESLQSFITRFNREALTMNEMNDKLLLVAFHNGVNSDLFIHKLYEQEPQTMTELVHSAQNFMNVEDAIIPKKRKRAE; encoded by the coding sequence ATGGATCAGATGAGGAAGTCCATGGACAAGATGTGGGAGAACATAAGAAGGGTGAATCCCGTAGATGATTTAGTTCATCGAACAGACTCCCTTTTCACGGCTTCCATCAACAGTCACCCTTTGCCTCCTAAGTTTAAGATGCCTTCCTTGGACTCATATGATGGAACGTGTGATCCTTTTGATCATATCTCTACTTTCAAGACTATGATGCACCTTCAAGATGTTCCAGACGAGATTATGTAtagggccttccctaccaccctcAAAGGGCTAGCACGAGTGTGGTTTAGTAAGATAGCTCCGAATATTGTGAGTTCTTTCGAAGAATTAAGTAAGctatttttcaacaattttatcGGAGGACAAAAGCATATACGTTCGTCGTCCAGCCTGTTAACCATAAAGCAAAGGGAAAATGAAAGCTTGCAGTCCTTCATTACTCGTTTCAACAGGGAAGCCCTGACGATGAATGAGATGAacgacaagttgttattggtagcCTTCCATAATGGAGTTAATTCTGATTTATTCATCCATAAACTTTATGAGCAAGAGCCTCAAACCATGACTGAACTCGTCCATTCAGCTCAAAACTTCATGAATGTAGAAGACGCAATTATAcctaagaagaggaagagagctGAGTGA
- the LOC115981934 gene encoding uncharacterized protein LOC115981934 isoform X1 gives MGRFKVWMRLCPLSTVMGFLPLTELDWGQLEYPWWIILAGTTEMEELAVSRMPDRGQTKEIVRMTRWNLMEEVKFLPPIDECPNSIHCLVMNIIVWNCRGPSKPSFQSHVRELVHNHDPAIMIIMETCIGGEQAKDITGRLPFDGAIHTDTIGFVGGLWLLWNSDRVQVTPLALSEQEIHVMVKFKVSSRYLTFNYIITSQTLIQKEAKRTEGERGHGIAGHRAPAAVLGCLYATTLVTCAQIWLVIFQLRKFNR, from the exons ATGGGTCGGTTCAAAGTGTGGATGCGTCTATGTCCACTTAGCACAGTCATGGGATTCCTGCCATTGACAGAGTTGGATTGGGGACAGTTGGAATACCCGTGGTGGATAATCTTAGCCGGCACAACAGAGATGGAAGAGTTGGCTGTGAGCCGGATGCCGGACAGAGGCCAGACGAAAGAAATTGTAAGGATGACTAGATGGAATCTGATGGAGGAAGTGAAATTCCTACCTCCAATTGATGAGTGCCCGAACTCCATCCACTGTTTAGTCATGAATATTATTGTGTGGAATTGCAGGGGGCCATCAAAGCCCTCTTTTCAAAGTCATGTTAGGGAACTGGTGCATAATCATGATCCAGCCATTATGATCATTATGGAGACCTGTATTGGGGGTGAGCAAGCTAAGGATATCACTGGCAGACTTCCTTTTGATGGGGCCATTCACACGGACACTATTGGGTTTGTTGGTGGTCTGTGGCTTTTGTGGAATTCAGACAGAGTTCAGGTCACCCCTTTGGCTTTGTCGGAGCAAGAAATCCATGTTATGGTTAAG TTTAAAGTGAGCTCACGTTACCTCACGTTCAATTATATTATAACAAGCCAAACACTGATACAAAAAGAAGCTAAGAGGACTGAGGGAGAGAGAGGCCATGGCATCGCCGGACATCGTGCTCCAGCAGCCGTTCTTGGTTGTTTGTATGCAACAACGCTGGTAACATGTGCACAGATCTGGCttgttatttttcaattaaggAAGTTTAATAGATGA
- the LOC115981934 gene encoding uncharacterized protein LOC115981934 isoform X2, which yields MGRFKVWMRLCPLSTVMGFLPLTELDWGQLEYPWWIILAGTTEMEELAVSRMPDRGQTKEIVRMTRWNLMEEVKFLPPIDECPNSIHCLVMNIIVWNCRGPSKPSFQSHVRELVHNHDPAIMIIMETCIGGEQAKDITGRLPFDGAIHTDTIGFVGGLWLLWNSDRVQVTPLALSEQEIHVMVKEFGVTDRPSSDRPLFS from the exons ATGGGTCGGTTCAAAGTGTGGATGCGTCTATGTCCACTTAGCACAGTCATGGGATTCCTGCCATTGACAGAGTTGGATTGGGGACAGTTGGAATACCCGTGGTGGATAATCTTAGCCGGCACAACAGAGATGGAAGAGTTGGCTGTGAGCCGGATGCCGGACAGAGGCCAGACGAAAGAAATTGTAAGGATGACTAGATGGAATCTGATGGAGGAAGTGAAATTCCTACCTCCAATTGATGAGTGCCCGAACTCCATCCACTGTTTAGTCATGAATATTATTGTGTGGAATTGCAGGGGGCCATCAAAGCCCTCTTTTCAAAGTCATGTTAGGGAACTGGTGCATAATCATGATCCAGCCATTATGATCATTATGGAGACCTGTATTGGGGGTGAGCAAGCTAAGGATATCACTGGCAGACTTCCTTTTGATGGGGCCATTCACACGGACACTATTGGGTTTGTTGGTGGTCTGTGGCTTTTGTGGAATTCAGACAGAGTTCAGGTCACCCCTTTGGCTTTGTCGGAGCAAGAAATCCATGTTATGGTTAAG GAATTTGGTGTCACAGATAGGCCAAGTTCGGATCGGCCACTGTTTTCGTGA